CGACGGTGTTCGCGGCCGACGCCGCGGCCCGCCGCCACGGCATCGAACTGCTGGAGGCCGCGCCGGGCGCCGCGGTGCTGCGGATGGCGGTCACGGCGGAGATGGCCAACGGCCACGGCATCGCCCACGGCGGCTACGTCTTCCTCCTCGCCGACACCGCGTTCGCCTGCGCGTGCAACAGCCGCGGGGTCGCCGTCGCGGCGGGCGCGGACATCACGTACGCGGCGCCCGCGCACGTCGGGGACGTGCTGGTGGCGCGGGCGGAGGAGCGGGTGCGCTTCGGCCGGAACGGGGTCTACGACGTGCGGGTGCTGCGCGGCGCCGAGGTGATCGCGGAGTTCCGCGGCCGGAGCCGTATCGTCCGCGACCCGTCGACGGGCGCGCGGGGCCCGTACGGAGCAGGCGGCAGCGGGGTGAACGGCGAGCACGACGGGACAGGACCGGAGGGACGCGCGTGAGCGAGACGACGACCGGCACCCCCGCCCCGCTGCTCGACGACGGCGAGCGCATGACCCCCGGCGAGCTGGCGGCGTACCAACTCGACCGCCTCCGCGCCACGCTCCGCCACGCGTACGACAACGTCCCCCTCTACCGCCGCAAGTTCGACGCCGCAGGCGTCACCCCCGACGACTGCCGCACGCTCGCCGATCTCGCGCGCTTCCCCTTCACCACCAAGGACGACCTCCGCGAGGGCTACCCCTTCGGGATGTTCGCCGTCCCCGTCTCGGACGTCCGCCGGCTGCACGCCTCCAGCGGCACCACCGGCCTGCCCACCGTCGTCGGCTACACGGCGGCCGACCTCGACACCTGGTCGGGACTCGTCGCCCGCTCCATCCGCGCCGCGGGCGGCAGGCCCGGGCACCGGGTGCATGTCGCGTACGGCTACGGGCTCTTCACCGGCGGCCTCGGCGCCCACTACGGCGCGGAACGCCTCGGCTGCACCGTCATCCCCGCCTCCGGCGGGATGACCGCGCGGCAGGTGCAGCTCATCCGGGACTTCGCGCCCGAGGTCATCATGGTCACGCCCTCCTACATGCTGACGATCATCGACGAGTTCGAGCGCCAGGGCCTCGACCCGCGCGCCGGCTCGCTGCGCGTCGGTATCTTCGGTGCCGAGCCGTGGACGGAGGAGATGCGGCACGAGATCGAGGAGCGGGCCGGTCTCGACGCGGTGGACATCTACGGGCTCTCGGAAGTGATCGGGCCCGGCGTCGCGCAGGAGTGCGTGGAGACCAAGGACGGGCTGCACGTGTGGGAGGACCATTTCCTGCCGGAGATCGTGGACCCGGTGACGGACGAGGTGCGGGCGGCGGGCGAGGGCGGCGAGCTGGTGTTCACGTCGCTCACGAAGGAGGCCATGCCGGTCGTCCGCTACCGCACCCGCGACCTCAGCCGGCTGCTGCCGGGCACGGCGCGGCCGGCGTTCCGGCGGATGGAGAAGGTCACCGGACGCTGCGACGACATGATCATCCTGCGCGGCGTCAACGTCTTCCCGAGCCAGATCGAGGAGATCGTGCTCCGCACCCCCGGGGTGGCACCGCACTTCCAGTTGCGGCTGACCCGCCACGGCCGTCTCGACCGGATGACGATACGGGCCGAGGCCCGGCCGGGGGCGCCGGCGGAGCAGTGGACGGCGGCGGGCGAGGCGATCGCGCGGCGGGTGCGGGAGGGCGTGGGGGTCGGCGTGGAGGTGGAGGTCGTGGCGCCGGAGACGCTGGAGCGGTCGGTGGGCAAGATCCGCAGGGTGGTGGACGAACGGGAGGGCTAGGCGGTACGGGCAGGGCTCCCCGGCGCGGCCCGCGCCGCGGCTCCGGCGCGGCCCGCGCCGCGGCTCAGCGGGCCGCGACGCCCTCCGCCTGCTCGCCGTCCCGCGCCGCCCGCAGCGGCTTGGCGAAGCAGCGGCTGTCCGGCTCGCAGCGGTAGTAGCCGAACTTCTCCGTCGGCTC
The Streptomyces sp. CNQ-509 DNA segment above includes these coding regions:
- the paaI gene encoding hydroxyphenylacetyl-CoA thioesterase PaaI, with the translated sequence MTSPHDGTTVFAADAAARRHGIELLEAAPGAAVLRMAVTAEMANGHGIAHGGYVFLLADTAFACACNSRGVAVAAGADITYAAPAHVGDVLVARAEERVRFGRNGVYDVRVLRGAEVIAEFRGRSRIVRDPSTGARGPYGAGGSGVNGEHDGTGPEGRA
- the paaK gene encoding phenylacetate--CoA ligase PaaK, which translates into the protein MTPGELAAYQLDRLRATLRHAYDNVPLYRRKFDAAGVTPDDCRTLADLARFPFTTKDDLREGYPFGMFAVPVSDVRRLHASSGTTGLPTVVGYTAADLDTWSGLVARSIRAAGGRPGHRVHVAYGYGLFTGGLGAHYGAERLGCTVIPASGGMTARQVQLIRDFAPEVIMVTPSYMLTIIDEFERQGLDPRAGSLRVGIFGAEPWTEEMRHEIEERAGLDAVDIYGLSEVIGPGVAQECVETKDGLHVWEDHFLPEIVDPVTDEVRAAGEGGELVFTSLTKEAMPVVRYRTRDLSRLLPGTARPAFRRMEKVTGRCDDMIILRGVNVFPSQIEEIVLRTPGVAPHFQLRLTRHGRLDRMTIRAEARPGAPAEQWTAAGEAIARRVREGVGVGVEVEVVAPETLERSVGKIRRVVDEREG